The genomic stretch CGCAATGCCGTTCAAAAGTAGTCAAAACAAAAGTATAACTCTAATGAGAATAATCATTATTCTTTTCAATAATCTTATTCAATAATCTTCAACCTTTTTATTGGTTGGGGCTAATTAACAAACTTATCTAAGGCACGTATATATACTTCTTTCTTATAATGAGCTTATTTTAATCGCTTATGAATTACAATGGTTACCGTATTTTcctgttattaatgttttattatagtatatatctCAAAACCTTGAATAGGTGGCATCGTAATACGAACGAGACATtgaaaaaactataagaacaaaagTTATAAATCACTTGAAGATTGTAGACTTTCTACTTTGTTCTACGAtgggttaatatttttaatataactactAATCTCTTTCGAAACTTAACAGCAGCCGTATTGAAGCCTTAAGGAATGTTTAGAATATGCAAGTATGAAATTTGTTTCAGATTACTCGGTATTGTTAGTATGATTCTTTTGGCAACAGTCAAGATAAACTGAGGAAGCATCTCGCACACATTTGGACAGCCGTTGGAACTTGAAAATTGTGAATGGGTCGAGGTCGGCCAACCACGCTTTATACATTCTATGTTAAAACCCTAAAAGATGTTTCAAAACTAGTATAGACAGAGTTGTTGTAAAtgacttttacaattttaaagcttgttttgttttgtcatgCGATGGTTAGTAACTGATAGATATATGATCATTTATTGTCGCAAGTTTGCACGACTTCAATATTGAAACCTTGGGATAAACGAAACAATATcttagaataaaatatgtttaacatgttttaaagtttctaacgtaattttatttttgctcaAGGTTAAAGATAACTGAGATACAAGTTTTGCTCAAGTGTGAATGGATACCATCTTGAAAAGTAAGATTCATCATTAACGACCTGTAAGATTATTAGCTATTATTATGCAGCCAGTATCTCAGCCGCAGAGTTAAAGTTTGTCAATTTTAATGAAGAAAAGCTTGTTATACTCATACTTTTTACGTTaccattatttatattcaattatagaTAGATTTTCAACGTGTTTTATGATGTCCTGATAACAGCAGGTAAGaaacattaaatacatgttaaacaCTAGTTAATGAAGTCTTTAAAATAGCATAagctataaaaattacaacaaagcaGATAATTGGAGGACACGAACAAACAAACGTAAAAGAAGAATGCACTGTTGAGAAAGAAAACTGCAAGTGATGTATTGTAATCATTTTATTAATAGGTAAGTATGCTTCCTAAACACTAAACAGTGAAAAACATCACATTTGTAATTGAAATAGACTAAAGGAACTGATACACCTACTTCGATTCGATACATTTATAGGTTATATAGTAgcctatatttaattaaatgagcATTGGAAGAATATATAGActgcataaaaaataaatgacacatTGTATATTCACGTGCTAACTGAActtacattaaactaaatatttttcaggatacaaaaaaagtaattttaaccgTGTGTGAATGCAAACTAGACTAtgcaacaatattgtttattctCATTTTTAACTAAGCGCAGTTCTGAGATTAAGttatgaactaataataattgTTGGGTGATTTAAATGTCTGTAAGCTAAGTCGTCTTCTTCCCGTGGATATTGTGTGCACCCTTCACAAGAACTCTATGTTCATTTGGTGAAACAATGGCTGAAGACAGGCTCATCATAAGTTATGATTCACCTAAACATCTGTATATACCattcaatatttgttttctaaCCCGAAATCCTAACTCGGAATCATATCCCGTGTGGATGAGTTACTCCCTCCTGTGCACGCGGCAAGGTATGTTGTCTCTAGCCGAGACCCCAGGGTGTTGAACGTACCCCGTTTTTCCCAAGTCGAGGTACTTCCGGTCCAGTTTCCGCTTATACTTGATGTAGTGGTCACCCACTCTGCCGTACCTATACAAGTACAATAATTATCACTCAGTATTAACTATGTCATCGAAATGGTAACATTCTAATCAGTacagtttttaaatcattattatagccaaattataattattcactaaaaaaagaaacattattttcgTATTGGCTTCTCTCTACAGTAATGCTAACTGTACGGGCATGGTACTGGAATGGCGTTAGAGAGAAGAATGGTCCTATgtctaattgtttatatttttctcttgCTTAGCTGACAAGTGTCGCAATGATTTAAACTTGTGTACAGAACTTGTAAAAATCAagtatacttaaaaaaacatctCCTCTAATTGGTACTAAGTCTACCATTAGTGTCATTTTGCTTCTTCTTATCGGAACAGACGCTTCCTACactatatttatgataaatgGATGGGAAATTTTTATAATCCATATACCTATCCAGGTGGGAGTCTCGGGTGCTCTGCAGCTCGCTGGGCGAGAGGTAGGGGCGCGGGGCATTGCCGCTGGGCACACACGTGGGCGCTGGGTAGTCCAGGCAGGAGGGGCGCCCCTGACATTCGCTGCGGGGACAGTCCTGCTGGAGTCCGTTCCTCTTGGTGCACTGACAACCGCTGTAGAGAACCCCACAGCGCAACTCCACACTGACTGTGGGCCGAGGGTACGGGATCTGGAGTATCACAGAATCTTGAATTAGAAATCAGTGAGAATAAAACCAAGGAATAGATAATACAGAAAACAAAGATAATATAGAGTGGAGATAGAAGAATGGATAGATTTTTCTCGTTATAAAATTAGCAGTGTTGTCACAATAAGGAAACtcatacaaactaatatattatatcgTACTAGAAAACCAGTAAAATAAAACCCCTTCTGTTGGCAAAACTTGAGACTAATAGGGAGGCAACTTGAGAGTTTAAGGAAGGAAGCTAACATTCGAGCAGATAGATCGATAAGGGTAAAAAACTTCGCTAAGGGGTAATCGAGCTATTTTATTAAGAAGTTTGCAACTGGATGAAAAGTCTATCTGAACTGCAAAGTTGAAGCTTAAGCAGAGACCATTGGTCTCTGGTTTGTCACTGGAACTGAGTAGATTTAACTATGGGATTTGAACTGcactatattaattatttatttgcaggCAGTTCTGGCAATTTAATGGGAAGAATATGTCCACAATGTGTTTCATTGTACGTTTAGTTATTTGAGCTTTACTTGGACCTCAAAatagaaaagaatttaaataaatccatCCCAATACTTATTAATCAACGACCCCTGCACTTTCTTAGTGGGTTTgcctaaattattattatttaaaggaggataatgtatttataattagaaGAACCACAagccaaaaaatatataatttttttggtatAGTATGAGAATTATGATACGGTGATTGGCGATGGAGGAGAAGGGATATGGTACATTTTATGATTTAGAGTATATCGATAAACGAACTCGAAGATTACTTTATCATGGAGTGCGTTTTCAGAATGAGCGTTTTTCTAcgtaaatctattttatttttaccaaaatccTGATCGAAGGTGAATATTGTGTACACCTAACACtacttttttacatgatttttagAGCGTTACAAGCCAACATTATAATAATAcgtcaataacaatgttttgttattaaatctcGTAGTTTAATTTCGACGATATTGAAGTAATAGGCTACATTGTTTGCCAATAATATTCTACCAGGATAATCGTCCACTAAGGCTAAATCCAGATGTAGGCCAGGCTTGGGTTATAACTCACTAGCCGCATGAACTACGCGAGGCTCGACGCTCGCATGACAGAACTGCCGTGACGCAGGTCATTAACTTTGTTTGTTGtgaatttcaattgtttttctaCCATCTCGAGTCCTACCGTGTTGCGGTATACGCTGCAACGGGTCGAGCCTGAACATGGTGGATACGGCCGCCACGGTCTAGAGCACGGCACCTCTCAACTCTGGCTGTTTGTTAAACTTTCCATTCAAAATCCGTCAGAAACACCTAATTTTGGCCTCTTATAATGTTATGTAAGTTACAATGAATTATCACAAACAGGCTGTATTTGTAGAGTCTGTTCTCTGTTTTAGCCTTATTCTGATCATTCTCTTGACCCACAGACTTGCGTGAGGAACTTAGAAATAGACTGTAGTGAAACGACATTTAATAAGTGTCAAACTTCAACCACATTTCCGTCCTTATTAGTGATCTTATGATTATGGGAGTTGTCATGTTACTAGTATGTTTAATACACATACAAAAACccattacattttctttaaaaatgtacatattttaatatttaaactatgacaTAAAAGTCTTGAGAGTGTTTCCTGAATAgccaaaacaaaaaattgttatgttgcatattaatcatatctttaaaacgaGATAGCTCTCGTAATTCTACCACCACATTTTAAGACGTAAAAATGTTTGTGGTTTAACATCCGAATTAAACTGGTTAACTGCCAAACGCACATCCGAAGTTCCGTTTGTAATATGGGCCTAAGGGTTAAAGGGTTTGTTTTATCAATTTCGTTTATATTAATACTGTGTTATCTGAAGTGGGAATTAAATACGAGGTGGGAGCTTCCAGAATACGTGTCGTGTCACAAGATTCGCTGAAgttggatttaaaatataaattatatacttcaaTTCGTTCTCCAGTAGAGACTTAACcatcgctaacgttcagccaaaccCCATATAGGATATGCACATACCGAACCCTATCTATTTCATGAAGACGtggagtttcatgcaaaacttaaGGTGTATAGCTAAATTAGTTCTCAAAATATCCTGCGGACAGTTAGGCTACAACTtcactaaggctcagccaaatctcaagTAGGGATCGTTTTCGAACTCTATATTATCTACGTAGTTTCATGTGAAAGTTCAAGTCATTATGTTAATTCGTTCTCAAGATGTCCTAGGAAGAcatacatttttttcagttttttttttacagacaGACATTATAACAAACACTCAGGCAGAAGATAAATGTTGTAACCATTTGAGTTATATAAAATGTGCAAAACTTCAAACCTGTTGCTCAGTTTGGTTTCGAGATATCCTTCGTTACCGCTTAGCCAAACAAATAATGTTAATGGGAGTTAAAAGTTGTATTTGGCATTccaatgtataatttaaatagtaaactgtttttttaatatggcacaataaaaaaattaacaaaaaactaaataaataaataaaattacatagcaaaattaaatgaacatgtatacatgtatatgtattagGCATGATTTAAAATTCGATATATCTGAACTTGattatatcagaaataaaaaacaaaattaaccaaCAACTAAAGAATTACGAATACTTAAAAGGTTTAATGTAAAAGTAGAATCCAGTAACACAGTAcctaaacagtttaaaatgtaataattagatttaaacAGTTAACATATAATAATCTAAATCTGTATTGttgaaactattttgtatttataacttacaataattgttttattacgtGCTTATGCTATTTTACCTGAGATCATGTTGCAAATTATAGCATTTGTCATTTAATTAAATGATCCTACAAAAATATGGAGTAAAACTTGATCAAGTATcacaaaaatataagttaaacaaatattaacgtaatatatatatataatattatacaaaaaaatctcGACTATTTTACTGTCAGAAACGGAATTATGTGTTTTGATCTCTTTAAggtaaagttttgtttgtttatttttaatctacataaaataagaaatactaaatgaaaattattttcagctgtaatttattttttataattaacgtAACTAAAAGTGATTATCAGAAAGGATTAACTGTGGcaacaataaatttgaaatattgacGCAGTACTGACCCAGACGGAAGGAACGACGTTCATGCTGACAGGAGCTCTGTGACGTGTACAAGCGGTGGCGGCGTCACGAGGACAACTGGCGGTGCCTGTGACTATCTCCACAGCTCCTGCGATATGCGAGGCGACAACCCGCCACACTTGTCAACCCCTCCCCTCCGCCCCACCCGATACTGCCAAGGTTGCTATCATAGGTTTCTGATACTTTATTCGCTATCTTCTTTCTACTATATTTTCTGGCAGCTCAAGTTTCCCTGAGGATATTTCGAGATATCTTGACAGACTTATTGAAAGTCGGGTTTATTGCATGTCATTATTTAAAGGCTCTATAAATTATCAGGAAGCAATAGAGTAGGTGTATTTCAGGTTTTCACTAagcttttaaaatgttgtattgatATACATGTTAGAAACAGTGCATCCAAAAAATACACGTTATTAATAGTATATCCCTGGTCACATTgaaagataatattttacattcatcGTAATAGTTCCCAA from Homalodisca vitripennis isolate AUS2020 chromosome 2, UT_GWSS_2.1, whole genome shotgun sequence encodes the following:
- the LOC124356325 gene encoding uncharacterized protein LOC124356325, with amino-acid sequence MNVVPSVWIPYPRPTVSVELRCGVLYSGCQCTKRNGLQQDCPRSECQGRPSCLDYPAPTCVPSGNAPRPYLSPSELQSTRDSHLDRYGRVGDHYIKYKRKLDRKYLDLGKTGYVQHPGVSARDNIPCRVHRRE